One window of Methanobrevibacter woesei genomic DNA carries:
- a CDS encoding Coenzyme F420 hydrogenase/dehydrogenase, beta subunit C-terminal domain yields the protein MAVNVDDMYYAYSANSDIASKGEYGGVVTTIMKYLLENNIVDAIVAVEEGVDIYDAVPCLITDPEDVIKSAGSIHCGTLNLAKFVSKYLDGCRDMKIAVTCKPCDAMTMRELMKKGKIIEDNVIMIGVNCGGTMSPVPTMKMIEEVYELDPKDVVKEEIAKGKLIMETKDGEEKAISIDELEEDGMGRRENCQRCELKIPSNADLALGNWGVIGPLAGKATFVEVFSERGADVLDKVIEAGVINTEEPIEKGITIRENINNIMLKNSAKKKAADIEGTTGDIIDVFHAYQDEFSKCMKCYGCREACPLCFCEDCCLEAEGPEWVPGGYTPAAPFFHLTRMVHMVDACTNCGQCSEVCPSEIPVSKVWATVNNKVKEVYGYMSGFDTGEPIPFTEYPKKDNVHK from the coding sequence TTATGCGTACTCTGCTAATAGTGATATTGCAAGTAAAGGTGAATATGGTGGGGTTGTTACCACTATAATGAAATATTTATTAGAAAACAATATCGTTGACGCTATTGTTGCTGTAGAGGAAGGAGTTGACATTTACGATGCAGTACCTTGCCTTATTACCGATCCTGAAGATGTAATTAAATCTGCAGGTTCAATTCATTGTGGTACCTTAAACTTAGCTAAATTTGTTTCAAAGTACCTTGATGGTTGCCGTGACATGAAAATAGCTGTCACTTGTAAACCTTGTGATGCAATGACTATGAGAGAATTAATGAAAAAGGGTAAAATCATTGAAGACAATGTAATCATGATTGGTGTAAATTGTGGTGGAACCATGTCACCTGTTCCAACCATGAAAATGATTGAAGAAGTCTATGAATTGGACCCTAAAGATGTCGTTAAAGAAGAAATTGCTAAAGGAAAACTCATCATGGAAACTAAAGATGGCGAAGAAAAAGCTATCAGTATTGATGAACTTGAAGAAGACGGAATGGGTAGAAGAGAAAATTGTCAAAGATGTGAACTTAAAATACCTTCAAATGCTGACTTAGCATTAGGTAACTGGGGAGTTATTGGTCCTTTAGCCGGTAAAGCTACTTTTGTTGAAGTATTCAGTGAAAGAGGTGCTGATGTACTTGATAAAGTTATTGAAGCTGGCGTAATTAACACTGAAGAACCAATCGAAAAAGGAATCACCATAAGGGAAAATATTAACAATATCATGCTTAAAAACTCTGCCAAGAAGAAAGCCGCTGATATTGAAGGTACTACTGGAGACATTATTGATGTTTTCCATGCATACCAAGATGAATTCTCCAAATGTATGAAATGTTATGGTTGTCGTGAAGCATGTCCATTATGTTTCTGTGAAGACTGCTGTCTTGAAGCAGAAGGTCCTGAATGGGTACCTGGTGGATACACTCCTGCAGCACCATTCTTCCACTTAACACGTATGGTCCATATGGTTGATGCATGTACCAACTGTGGTCAATGTTCTGAAGTATGTCCATCTGAAATTCCTGTTTCAAAAGTTTGGGCAACTGTAAACAACAAAGTAAAAGAAGTATACGGATACATGAGTGGATTTGACACTGGTGAGCCAATTCCATTTACTGAATATCCAAAAAAAGATAATGTACACAAATAA
- the mobB gene encoding molybdopterin-guanine dinucleotide biosynthesis protein B: MQIVSVVGRKNSGKTSLTVKIIEELKNRGYKVASIKHSHHQMEMDRENTDTWKHRCAGSDVVVGVGATTFFNVRKLLDLDRLLFLIKTMETVDFVIIEGFKSYPYPKIATTPDVVDEFTIAEVDAKSINQEGLEEVVDMIEEKGCDIIDTLFHKTCGYNEGLSIAKDIIKGNIKIEELDKTNVNLAIDGKVVGLNSFVSDFIEKITLGLIKTLNTEQYNVKDFEKIDLVIANPNLKENIISLSDTTTLIKVNDKEIVINKFVENYIKNAVEGLVKSLKLDDYNIKSLEKIKTTINSIESGNVEKAEITLAINNKPIEINTFVCGIMKESIFAMVKSLDTDFNIEDIYKIELKIILD, from the coding sequence ATGCAAATTGTATCAGTTGTAGGTAGAAAAAATAGTGGTAAAACCTCATTAACTGTAAAAATTATTGAAGAGTTAAAAAACAGAGGATATAAAGTAGCTTCCATTAAACATTCCCACCACCAAATGGAAATGGATAGAGAAAATACTGATACCTGGAAACACAGATGTGCAGGATCAGATGTTGTAGTGGGAGTTGGAGCAACCACCTTTTTTAATGTTAGAAAACTTCTTGATTTAGATAGATTATTATTCTTAATAAAAACTATGGAAACTGTAGACTTTGTTATAATAGAAGGATTTAAAAGTTATCCATATCCAAAAATAGCTACTACTCCAGATGTTGTTGATGAATTTACAATAGCTGAAGTAGATGCTAAATCAATAAACCAAGAAGGATTAGAAGAAGTAGTTGACATGATTGAAGAAAAAGGCTGTGACATAATTGACACACTATTCCATAAAACCTGCGGTTATAATGAAGGTTTATCAATAGCTAAAGATATAATTAAAGGAAACATTAAAATCGAGGAATTAGATAAAACAAATGTAAATTTAGCTATTGACGGAAAAGTTGTAGGATTAAACAGCTTTGTTAGTGATTTTATTGAAAAAATAACTCTCGGATTAATAAAAACATTAAATACCGAACAATATAATGTAAAAGACTTTGAAAAAATTGATTTAGTTATTGCCAACCCTAATCTAAAAGAAAATATAATCTCCTTATCTGATACAACAACCTTAATTAAAGTTAATGATAAAGAAATAGTTATTAACAAATTTGTAGAAAATTATATCAAAAATGCTGTTGAAGGGCTTGTAAAATCATTGAAACTTGATGATTACAATATTAAAAGTCTTGAAAAGATAAAAACTACTATAAACAGCATCGAATCAGGAAATGTTGAAAAAGCAGAAATTACATTAGCTATTAACAACAAACCAATTGAGATAAACACCTTTGTCTGTGGAATTATGAAAGAATCTATTTTTGCAATGGTAAAATCTCTAGACACTGACTTCAACATTGAAGATATTTATAAAATTGAACTAAAAATAATATTAGATTAA
- the moaA gene encoding GTP 3',8-cyclase MoaA, whose protein sequence is MKMKAIKDPFNRPIISLRITITNRCDENCIYCHHDGMVNSKDEMTPEEIYKICEISKDLGIQRVRLSGGEPLIRKDIVEIIEKISKLNFRDISITTNGTMLEKYAEKLKDAGLDRVNVSLDTLNPETYKFITKRDYLDRVKRGIVKAVEVGLNPVKINMVLMKGINENEVKDMFYFTKEYGIVLQVIELMESENCDDSKFNAEYHYDLTSLEEELTKIADDIKTREFMQNRKKYFIDGGEIELVKPIENTNFCKNCTRLRITPDGKVKPCLLRNDNLVELLSYMREGADDEILKKQYIKGINNREPYTHEKED, encoded by the coding sequence ATTAAAATGAAAGCTATAAAAGACCCATTTAATAGGCCAATTATTTCACTAAGAATCACAATTACCAATAGATGTGATGAAAACTGCATTTACTGTCATCATGATGGAATGGTAAATTCTAAAGATGAAATGACTCCTGAAGAAATTTATAAAATCTGTGAAATTTCCAAAGACCTTGGAATTCAAAGAGTAAGATTATCTGGAGGAGAACCATTAATTAGAAAAGATATTGTTGAAATAATTGAAAAAATATCTAAATTAAATTTCAGAGATATTTCAATTACAACAAATGGGACAATGCTTGAAAAATATGCTGAAAAGCTAAAAGATGCAGGTTTAGATAGAGTAAATGTAAGTCTTGACACATTAAATCCTGAAACTTATAAATTCATAACAAAAAGAGATTATCTTGACAGAGTAAAGCGCGGAATTGTAAAAGCAGTAGAGGTTGGATTAAACCCTGTAAAAATCAACATGGTCTTAATGAAAGGTATTAATGAAAATGAAGTAAAAGACATGTTCTATTTCACAAAAGAATATGGTATCGTCCTTCAAGTTATTGAGTTAATGGAAAGTGAAAACTGCGATGACTCTAAATTCAATGCAGAGTACCATTATGATCTAACTTCATTAGAAGAAGAGTTAACCAAAATAGCTGATGATATAAAAACAAGGGAATTTATGCAGAATCGTAAAAAATACTTCATTGATGGTGGAGAAATAGAACTTGTAAAACCAATAGAAAATACCAACTTCTGCAAAAACTGTACAAGACTTAGAATAACACCTGATGGTAAAGTAAAACCATGTTTACTTAGAAATGATAATCTTGTTGAACTTTTAAGCTATATGCGTGAAGGTGCAGATGATGAGATACTTAAAAAACAGTACATAAAAGGTATTAATAATCGTGAACCTTACACTCATGAAAAAGAAGATTAA
- a CDS encoding helix-turn-helix domain-containing protein — translation MVDNMPKHIASGLKYLAAVKLKNQGKSQQFIADELKVDRSTVSHYFNGRNLSWNSIDVARTITELTPFDFLKMARAIIDEPDQCRKIVNICKNKEYNAIIEDTCIGCGLCVSLCFMNAVSLVALKSQIDSINCCGCLSCKDGCPTNSIKILEI, via the coding sequence ATGGTGGATAATATGCCAAAACATATTGCATCAGGTTTGAAATATTTGGCTGCTGTCAAGTTAAAAAATCAAGGTAAATCTCAGCAATTTATTGCTGATGAGTTGAAAGTTGATAGATCTACTGTTTCTCATTATTTTAATGGCAGAAATTTATCTTGGAATTCAATTGATGTTGCAAGGACTATTACTGAGTTAACTCCTTTCGATTTTTTAAAAATGGCCAGAGCAATTATTGATGAACCTGACCAATGTCGTAAAATTGTGAATATTTGTAAAAATAAAGAATATAATGCGATTATTGAAGATACATGTATTGGTTGTGGATTGTGTGTAAGTTTGTGTTTTATGAATGCTGTTTCTTTAGTGGCATTAAAATCACAAATAGACTCCATTAACTGTTGTGGTTGTCTTTCTTGTAAAGATGGTTGCCCAACTAATTCAATTAAAATTTTGGAGATTTAA
- the fwdF gene encoding tungsten-dependent formylmethanofuran dehydrogenase subunit FwdF: protein MIKNIKDIKDNDFKITRSADEERNLSFRNDVCIGCGICESTCPVGAIELDAVALDSRKRFDVYFSGHDKIAQNIHKDVNLERVNINEDKCVLCGMCSGLCPVDALVLTIDGVPISEIDAYPHYESYSEIDDDECIYCKKCESACPRGAITIDRVLPQRKDLVTGEISVDDDECIYCGVCSELCPAEAISVNSENGNESIEINTDNCVYCLVCKKACPVNAITAVCRSCSYGEYDLDERKAVVKGSSIIDDDLCIYCGWCEGVCPTNAASVAKPFEGTIEISQEDCQSCGTCVDVCPCDALAFLVTSAPGQKLDPMSVKDQYCIRCGACAKSCPNGAITVTRTAVNNTPTKSATWIEALDALKN, encoded by the coding sequence ATGATCAAAAATATAAAAGATATTAAAGACAATGACTTTAAAATAACAAGGTCAGCAGACGAAGAAAGAAATTTGTCTTTTAGAAATGATGTCTGTATTGGTTGCGGTATCTGTGAATCTACTTGTCCTGTAGGCGCAATTGAATTAGATGCTGTAGCTCTTGATTCTCGTAAGAGATTTGACGTTTATTTCAGTGGTCATGATAAGATTGCTCAAAACATTCATAAAGATGTAAATCTCGAAAGAGTAAACATCAATGAAGACAAATGTGTTCTTTGTGGTATGTGTAGTGGATTATGTCCAGTAGATGCATTAGTATTAACTATTGATGGCGTCCCAATTTCTGAAATTGATGCTTATCCTCATTATGAATCTTATTCTGAAATCGATGACGATGAATGTATTTACTGTAAAAAATGTGAAAGTGCATGTCCTCGTGGTGCAATCACCATCGATAGAGTATTACCTCAACGTAAAGACTTAGTTACTGGTGAAATCTCTGTAGATGATGATGAATGTATTTACTGTGGAGTATGTAGTGAATTATGTCCTGCAGAAGCTATTTCAGTAAACAGTGAAAATGGTAATGAATCCATTGAAATCAACACTGATAATTGTGTTTACTGTCTCGTATGTAAAAAAGCATGTCCTGTAAATGCTATTACTGCTGTATGTAGGTCCTGTTCCTATGGTGAATACGATTTAGATGAAAGAAAAGCTGTTGTTAAAGGAAGCTCTATTATTGATGATGATCTTTGTATTTACTGTGGATGGTGTGAAGGTGTTTGTCCAACAAATGCTGCATCCGTTGCTAAACCATTTGAAGGAACAATTGAAATTAGTCAAGAAGATTGTCAAAGTTGTGGAACTTGTGTAGACGTATGTCCATGTGATGCTTTAGCATTTTTAGTAACTAGTGCACCAGGTCAAAAATTAGACCCAATGAGTGTAAAAGATCAATATTGTATCCGTTGTGGAGCATGTGCTAAAAGCTGTCCAAATGGTGCTATCACTGTAACCAGAACTGCTGTAAACAATACTCCTACCAAATCAGCAACTTGGATTGAAGCTTTAGATGCATTAAAAAACTAG
- a CDS encoding 4Fe-4S binding protein, with the protein MELKVNQDNCLGCGVCVIACPVNAAISPENAGGNGAKTEEVIMMVENGFIKLFSTDKCEECGTCQMFCPVNAIWLE; encoded by the coding sequence ATGGAACTTAAAGTTAATCAAGATAATTGTTTAGGTTGTGGGGTTTGTGTTATTGCATGTCCTGTAAATGCTGCTATTAGTCCAGAAAACGCTGGAGGTAATGGTGCTAAAACTGAAGAAGTTATTATGATGGTAGAAAATGGTTTCATCAAACTTTTCAGTACTGATAAATGTGAAGAATGTGGAACATGTCAAATGTTCTGTCCTGTAAATGCTATATGGTTAGAATAG